Proteins encoded within one genomic window of Marinobacter halotolerans:
- the ppc gene encoding phosphoenolpyruvate carboxylase, whose product MTELHPELRENVRMLGELLGQSIQRHPGQECYDLIEEVRAAAKADRRQESGSGQRLVNLLGKLGDDELLPVTRAFNQFLNLANLAEQYHSIRRKRGHESDLMVESLSEVFHRLMDGGVSPDELHKRVSELRIEYVLTAHPTEVARRTLIMKYDEMSDCLARLDHEDLLPTEKEEITDRLTQLVNEAWHTDEIRHERPTAVDEAKWGFAVIENSLWTALPKFLRSLDRALSEATGNGLPLDATPIRIASWMGGDRDGNPNVTHEVTRKVFLLGRWMAADLYLRDIQSLRAELSMWQASDELRAVVGDSREPYRQVLADLREKLIRTRDWAEARIEGKSADDTGILFENSDFTGPLELCYRSLVDCGLETIARGPLLDTLRRAHTFGLPLIRLDIRQESSRHAEAVAEMVDYLGLGDYLAWSEDERQAFLVKELQGRRPLVPRNWTPSEEVREVLATCEVVAKQTPEALGSYVISMASKPSDVLNVILLLREAGMTHPMGVVPLFETLDDLRGAPDSMAALYEVDWYREYCKGSQEVMIGYSDSSKDAGQMMAAWAQYQAQEQLTEVAGRYGIHLTLFHGRGGTVGRGGGPANRAILSQPPGSVNGSFRITEQGEMIRFKFGLPRLAEQSLTLYTTAVIEATLAPPRGPEPEWREAMDWLTERSLNAYRSVVRENPDFVPYFRQVTPEQALGKLALGSRPARRKPGGGVESLRAIPWIFAWTQMRLMLPSWLGSDVALKEAFANDKVPVLREMMDHWPFFKTYVDMLEMVLAKADLRIASHYEKTLADDPQLLKLGEDLRERLRGCISHLLELKQQDTLLEHEPVFAHSMKVRNPYTDPLHYLQAELLKRDRESEGKGQVPEMVERALKVTMAGISAGMRNTG is encoded by the coding sequence GTGACAGAGCTGCATCCCGAACTCCGAGAAAACGTTCGAATGCTGGGTGAACTGCTGGGGCAGAGTATTCAGCGCCATCCGGGACAGGAATGCTACGACCTGATTGAAGAGGTTCGTGCTGCCGCCAAGGCAGACCGTCGTCAGGAAAGCGGGTCCGGACAGCGCCTGGTCAACCTGCTGGGCAAGCTTGGCGATGACGAGCTACTGCCGGTTACCCGCGCTTTCAACCAGTTTCTGAACCTGGCAAACCTTGCCGAACAGTACCACAGCATCCGCCGCAAACGGGGCCACGAGTCCGACCTTATGGTGGAGTCGTTAAGCGAGGTTTTTCACCGGTTGATGGACGGCGGTGTCAGCCCAGACGAGCTCCACAAACGGGTGTCGGAGTTGCGCATCGAATACGTGCTGACAGCGCACCCGACGGAGGTGGCCCGCCGCACGCTAATCATGAAATACGATGAAATGTCCGACTGCCTGGCGCGGCTCGATCACGAGGATCTGCTGCCCACCGAGAAAGAGGAAATAACCGACCGTCTGACACAGCTGGTCAACGAAGCCTGGCACACCGATGAAATCCGGCATGAGCGGCCAACGGCGGTGGACGAGGCGAAGTGGGGCTTTGCCGTCATCGAGAACAGTCTCTGGACCGCGCTGCCCAAGTTTCTCAGGAGTCTGGACCGCGCGCTGTCCGAGGCCACTGGCAATGGCCTTCCGCTAGACGCCACCCCCATTCGCATTGCGTCCTGGATGGGAGGCGACCGGGATGGCAACCCCAACGTGACTCACGAAGTTACACGCAAGGTCTTTCTTTTGGGCCGCTGGATGGCGGCGGATCTTTACCTGCGGGACATTCAGTCGCTGCGGGCCGAGCTGTCCATGTGGCAGGCCAGCGACGAACTCAGAGCCGTGGTCGGTGACTCCCGGGAGCCCTACCGTCAGGTCCTGGCAGACCTGCGCGAGAAACTCATCAGAACCCGCGACTGGGCGGAAGCCCGGATCGAGGGCAAATCCGCGGATGATACCGGCATCCTGTTCGAGAACAGCGATTTCACCGGTCCCCTTGAGCTGTGTTATCGCTCACTGGTGGATTGCGGTCTGGAAACCATTGCCAGGGGGCCTCTGCTGGATACCCTGCGCCGGGCCCACACCTTTGGCCTCCCGCTGATCCGTCTGGATATCCGGCAGGAATCCTCCCGCCATGCCGAGGCGGTGGCGGAAATGGTGGACTACCTGGGGCTGGGTGACTACCTGGCCTGGAGCGAGGACGAGCGCCAGGCGTTCCTGGTCAAGGAGCTCCAGGGTCGTCGACCCCTGGTGCCCCGGAACTGGACACCGTCGGAGGAAGTCAGGGAGGTGCTGGCCACCTGCGAAGTGGTGGCCAAGCAGACGCCGGAAGCGCTTGGCTCCTACGTGATTTCCATGGCCAGCAAGCCCTCGGATGTGCTGAACGTCATTCTGCTTCTGCGAGAGGCGGGTATGACCCACCCCATGGGCGTTGTGCCGCTGTTCGAGACCCTGGACGATCTGCGTGGCGCACCGGACAGCATGGCAGCCCTGTATGAAGTGGACTGGTACCGGGAATACTGCAAGGGCAGCCAGGAAGTCATGATCGGGTATTCGGACTCGTCCAAGGATGCGGGCCAGATGATGGCGGCTTGGGCGCAGTATCAGGCCCAGGAGCAGCTTACCGAGGTGGCCGGGCGTTACGGGATCCACCTTACCTTGTTCCATGGTCGTGGTGGCACGGTCGGCCGGGGCGGCGGCCCAGCCAACCGGGCCATTCTTTCCCAACCACCGGGCTCTGTGAACGGCAGTTTCAGAATTACCGAGCAGGGCGAGATGATCCGCTTCAAGTTCGGTCTGCCGCGGCTGGCGGAGCAGAGCCTGACGCTCTATACCACGGCAGTCATTGAAGCCACCCTGGCGCCGCCCCGTGGCCCTGAACCGGAGTGGCGCGAGGCCATGGACTGGCTGACGGAACGCTCGCTCAATGCCTACCGTTCGGTCGTGCGGGAAAACCCCGATTTTGTGCCCTATTTCCGCCAGGTCACGCCGGAACAGGCGCTGGGCAAGTTGGCGCTGGGTAGCCGGCCCGCCCGCAGAAAGCCCGGTGGTGGCGTGGAGAGCCTGCGGGCCATTCCCTGGATTTTCGCCTGGACCCAGATGCGGCTGATGTTGCCGAGCTGGCTGGGCAGCGATGTGGCACTGAAAGAGGCCTTTGCCAACGACAAGGTCCCCGTACTCCGGGAGATGATGGACCACTGGCCTTTCTTCAAAACCTATGTCGATATGCTGGAGATGGTGCTGGCAAAGGCTGACCTCCGGATCGCCAGTCACTATGAGAAAACCCTGGCGGATGATCCACAGCTGCTGAAATTGGGGGAAGATCTGAGGGAGCGCCTGCGCGGATGTATTAGTCATTTGCTGGAACTCAAGCAGCAGGACACATTGCTTGAGCATGAGCCGGTCTTTGCCCACTCGATGAAGGTGCGAAACCCCTACACGGATCCGCTACACTATCTGCAGGCTGAGCTGTTGAAGCGCGATCGCGAAAGCGAGGGTAAGGGTCAGGTTCCGGAGATGGTCGAACGCGCTCTGAAGGTTACAATGGCAGGCATTTCCGCGGGTATGCGTAATACCGGTTAG